In a genomic window of Terriglobia bacterium:
- a CDS encoding 4Fe-4S dicluster domain-containing protein, with the protein MAYDPKKANPTLIIPEAPGKITRKKKKPKEIAVVIPDNCTGCEACVSFCPVDCIEHTPRDTSDGVNVVIPNVQVRFDECIGCKICVN; encoded by the coding sequence ATGGCATACGATCCTAAGAAAGCTAATCCAACCTTGATCATTCCCGAGGCTCCGGGGAAAATCACCCGCAAGAAAAAGAAGCCCAAGGAGATCGCCGTCGTCATTCCCGACAACTGCACCGGCTGCGAGGCGTGCGTCAGCTTTTGCCCGGTGGACTGTATCGAACACACGCCGCGCGATACATCGGACGGCGTGAATGTCGTCATCCCGAACGTTCAAGTTCGATTCGATGAATGCATCGGCTGCAAAATCTGTGTCAAC
- a CDS encoding beta-ketoacyl-ACP synthase III has translation MPCKFIVARNHLNCAKFAGSKEGKERLLSICRAKITAVGHYLPERRVSNKELEKIVDTSDEWIFERTGIHERRVVAKGQATSDLAAAAARRLLETRGIAASELDLIIVATVTPDMFFPSSACLVQNKIGAKRAWAFDLSGACSGFLYALATGAQFIGSGVHKKVLVIGADVMTSIIDFKDRATCVLFGDGAGAVLLEPAAEGETGIIDFMLRSDGSGGQFLYMPGGGSLNPSSSETVEKRMHYVHQDGRNVFKFAVRGMAEISHEILSKHGLSATDLKLYIPHQANLRIINAAVEKMGLAPSQVAINIDRYANTTAGTIPICLSEAVESKKVARGDLLLLASFGAGFTWGSLLLRWEN, from the coding sequence ATGCCATGCAAGTTTATTGTAGCGCGAAACCATTTAAACTGTGCTAAGTTCGCCGGTTCGAAGGAAGGAAAGGAAAGATTATTGAGCATCTGCCGCGCAAAAATAACCGCTGTTGGCCATTACCTGCCGGAGCGCCGAGTCAGCAACAAAGAACTCGAAAAAATAGTGGATACGTCGGACGAATGGATCTTCGAACGGACGGGAATTCATGAACGCCGCGTCGTAGCCAAAGGCCAGGCGACCAGTGATCTCGCGGCTGCGGCCGCCCGCCGTTTACTGGAAACCCGTGGCATCGCTGCCTCGGAATTGGATCTGATCATCGTCGCTACGGTCACGCCCGATATGTTCTTTCCGTCGAGCGCCTGCCTCGTCCAGAACAAGATCGGCGCCAAGCGGGCATGGGCTTTCGATTTATCAGGCGCCTGTTCGGGCTTTCTATACGCCTTGGCGACCGGTGCGCAGTTTATCGGCTCCGGCGTACACAAAAAGGTATTGGTGATCGGCGCCGACGTCATGACGTCGATCATCGATTTTAAGGATCGCGCAACCTGTGTTCTGTTCGGAGATGGCGCCGGAGCGGTGCTACTGGAGCCCGCCGCGGAGGGCGAAACCGGCATCATCGACTTTATGTTGCGCAGCGATGGTTCCGGAGGCCAGTTCCTCTATATGCCGGGCGGCGGCAGCCTCAATCCATCCAGCTCGGAAACCGTTGAGAAAAGAATGCACTACGTCCATCAGGACGGCCGTAACGTATTCAAATTTGCCGTCCGCGGCATGGCCGAGATCTCACACGAGATCCTCTCCAAGCATGGCTTAAGTGCAACAGATCTAAAACTCTACATTCCCCACCAGGCGAACCTCCGAATCATCAACGCCGCAGTTGAAAAAATGGGCCTGGCCCCGTCCCAGGTCGCCATCAACATCGACCGGTATGCCAATACCACGGCAGGTACAATCCCTATCTGTCTCTCAGAAGCTGTTGAATCCAAAAAGGTTGCCAGGGGAGATCTGCTTCTTTTGGCAAGTTTCGGGGCAGGTTTTACCTGGGGCAGCCTGCTCCTCCGTTGGGAAAATTAA